In Clostridium sp. DL-VIII, the following proteins share a genomic window:
- a CDS encoding response regulator, translating to MKGILKVIIVDDEYLIRNLIKMKVNWEDVNMEVVGEAGNAEQALELIDKLNPDIIFTDICMPSMDGIELSKNIIEKYPDIKIIIVTGYDDFEYARSGIKLGIYDFILKPINSSELMETLSKLRNIINSKRNHEEEYNQLKKQVHESLPILKEKFLNELLFDQLTSEEIMSKFEYFKINVDLYYNVFQIALIEVDNLIKDERKEENKILLSMQCFNIIQNFFKEDNYVFVFFDNGRRIAILSNSEKVDLIESCELLKKIIIDRLECSVSLGVGMKKGEAQNIRFSYKEAIEAVNYKVIAGKNQVISYTDIHVGENIFHNRDEDKIGKLSLFINAGAKENALEILEQIFTISAIGYLETMKKARLQALDVLFACQRIASEQKITPTDIWKSHEKINELILKADNLPELKQCMRECVEDITGLMQKSNAVKANTFIKNVKEYLNNNISNQDLSLSSVAKEFFISSGHLGRLFKQQTSKTFIEYLTEIRIKKVQKLLLETNLNGSQISERVGISDSHYLSILFKKHTGLCINEFRKFKKV from the coding sequence ATGAAAGGTATATTAAAGGTTATTATTGTAGATGATGAATATTTAATTAGAAATCTCATAAAGATGAAGGTTAATTGGGAAGACGTAAATATGGAAGTCGTAGGAGAAGCAGGAAATGCAGAGCAAGCTTTAGAATTGATAGATAAATTAAATCCAGACATTATATTTACTGATATATGCATGCCTTCTATGGATGGAATTGAACTTAGTAAGAATATAATAGAAAAATATCCGGATATTAAAATTATTATTGTTACAGGTTATGATGATTTTGAATATGCAAGAAGTGGTATTAAACTTGGAATATATGATTTTATTTTAAAACCTATAAATTCATCTGAACTTATGGAGACCTTAAGCAAGCTTAGAAATATAATAAACTCAAAAAGAAATCATGAAGAGGAATATAATCAATTGAAAAAGCAGGTTCATGAAAGTTTACCAATTTTAAAAGAGAAGTTTTTGAATGAACTTTTATTTGATCAGCTAACGTCGGAAGAGATCATGAGTAAATTTGAGTATTTTAAGATTAATGTAGATCTTTACTATAATGTATTCCAGATAGCATTGATAGAAGTGGATAATTTAATAAAAGATGAGAGAAAAGAAGAAAATAAAATTTTGCTATCTATGCAGTGCTTTAATATTATACAAAATTTTTTTAAAGAAGATAATTATGTTTTTGTATTTTTTGATAATGGAAGAAGAATTGCAATATTATCAAATAGTGAAAAGGTAGATTTAATAGAAAGTTGTGAATTGCTAAAAAAAATAATTATAGACAGGTTAGAGTGTTCTGTAAGTTTGGGAGTTGGTATGAAAAAAGGAGAGGCTCAAAATATCAGATTTTCTTACAAAGAGGCCATAGAAGCGGTGAACTACAAAGTTATTGCTGGAAAGAACCAGGTTATAAGTTACACTGACATACATGTAGGTGAAAATATTTTTCATAACAGAGATGAAGATAAGATAGGGAAGTTAAGCTTATTTATTAATGCAGGAGCAAAGGAAAATGCTTTAGAAATTTTAGAACAGATATTTACCATTTCAGCTATTGGTTATCTGGAAACTATGAAAAAAGCGAGATTACAGGCTTTAGATGTGTTATTTGCCTGTCAACGCATTGCTAGTGAACAGAAAATTACTCCTACAGACATTTGGAAAAGCCATGAAAAAATAAATGAATTGATTTTAAAAGCTGATAATTTGCCAGAACTAAAACAGTGCATGAGAGAATGTGTAGAAGACATTACTGGATTGATGCAAAAATCGAATGCAGTAAAAGCGAATACATTTATTAAAAATGTAAAGGAATATTTAAATAATAATATTTCCAATCAAGATTTATCACTATCTAGTGTTGCAAAAGAATTCTTTATAAGCTCAGGACATTTGGGACGTCTATTTAAACAGCAAACTTCTAAGACTTTTATCGAGTATCTTACTGAAATAAGAATTAAAAAAGTTCAAAAACTTTTGTTGGAAACAAATTTAAATGGATCTCAGATTAGTGAAAGGGTTGGAATAAGTGATTCCCATTATCTAAGCATTCTATTTAAAAAGCATACAGGACTTTGCATTAATGAATTTAGAAAGTTTAAAAAAGTCTAG
- the metH gene encoding methionine synthase, protein MNLQIKELLEKRILVLDGAMGTCIQNYKLEEKDYRGNLNISCNQKGNNDILNLTNPNIIREIHEAYLESGADIIETNTFNSTSISQKDYEMEDKIYELNFEGAKIAKEAADKFTAENPDKPRFVAGSLGPTNKTASLSPDVENPGYRNISFDELKEAYKDQVLGLIDGGVDLILIETIFDALNARAALMGAKSAFLEKGKELPVIISGTIADKSGRILSGQTLEAFVNTMVDESIIAIGLNCSFGAKDLIPFVKYLSKTQNRFISMYPNAGLPNSFGEYDEKPEDTAALIKGLAEDGCLNIVGGCCGTTPDHIKAISEAIKDIPPRKIPDVEKETVYCGLEALRANKENNFINIGERTNVAGSAKFARLIREKNYEEALSIAKDQVQNGAQVVDINFDDALLEAKEEMDNFLKLLAGEPEISKVPVMIDSSKFEVLVTGLKALQGKPIVNSISLKVGEEEFKRQAKVIKDFGAAAVVMAFDENGQADSYEKKISICKRAYDILVNEVKFPPENIVFDPNILTIATGIEEHNNYAVDFINATKWIKENLPYAKVSGGVSNLSFAFRGNNVIREAMHSVFLYHAIKAGMDMGIVNPGMIQIYDEIDEALLEKVEAVIFNKSENAAEELLEFAATYNKAESKAEESKEAWRNENVKERLKTALVKGIDKYIKEDVEEVRTEYSKSLEVIEGPLMDGMNEVGKLFGDGKMFLPQVVKSARVMKKAVEVLMPYLEEEKSSSGSVSAGKIVFATVKGDVHDIGKNIVSVVLSCNNFEVIDLGVMVPTEVILETAKNENADIIALSGLITPSLEEMATVAEEMEKQGFKIPLMVGGATTSRAHTAIKIAPKYSGGVIHTTDASKAVEAAKYLLNKDKKAEYLKALEAEYEKIRELFNKVPRKFIPLDYARKNNLKIEWDKEQIDKPKMLGIKKFIDFPIGKLRKYIDWSFFFIGWDMGMPYPQILEDPKYGEEAKKLLADAEKMLDKIESENILKANAAFGIFEANSVGDNIEVYNNSEVTTFNLLRQQEEKKDNTYLCLSDYIAPKNSEIKDYIGAFITTGGVGAKEYADKLKASGDDYSATMVILLADRLAEALAEYIHEKVRKEFWAYSKEENLLMEDIFKGNYRGIRPAIGYPSLRDHSEKVKLFNLLDKEVELKVELTDSYMMSPTASTCGLYFGNKNAKYFDINKIDEDQFEDYVKRNGRDKGELRKLMYTLID, encoded by the coding sequence ATGAATTTACAAATTAAAGAGTTATTAGAAAAAAGAATACTAGTACTAGATGGGGCTATGGGAACTTGTATTCAAAATTATAAATTAGAAGAAAAAGATTATAGAGGGAATCTAAACATCTCTTGTAATCAAAAAGGAAATAATGATATTTTAAATCTCACTAATCCTAATATAATAAGAGAAATTCATGAAGCCTATTTGGAGTCTGGTGCAGATATAATTGAAACTAACACATTTAATAGTACTAGTATATCTCAAAAAGACTACGAAATGGAAGATAAAATATATGAACTTAATTTTGAAGGTGCAAAGATTGCAAAAGAAGCTGCAGATAAATTTACAGCAGAAAATCCAGATAAACCTCGTTTTGTAGCAGGATCACTTGGGCCTACAAATAAAACTGCTTCTTTATCTCCAGATGTTGAAAATCCAGGCTATAGAAATATAAGCTTTGATGAATTGAAGGAAGCATATAAAGATCAGGTTTTAGGGCTTATTGATGGAGGAGTAGATTTAATTCTTATAGAAACAATTTTTGATGCATTAAATGCAAGGGCTGCGCTTATGGGAGCGAAGTCTGCATTTTTAGAGAAAGGCAAGGAGTTACCTGTAATAATCTCTGGGACTATTGCAGATAAAAGCGGAAGAATTCTTTCAGGGCAGACTTTAGAAGCATTTGTAAATACTATGGTAGATGAGAGTATAATTGCAATAGGTTTAAATTGTTCTTTTGGAGCAAAAGATTTAATACCATTTGTAAAATATCTTTCAAAAACTCAAAATAGATTTATAAGCATGTATCCAAATGCAGGACTTCCAAATTCTTTTGGTGAATATGATGAAAAACCAGAAGATACAGCTGCTTTAATAAAAGGCTTAGCAGAGGATGGATGTCTAAATATTGTCGGTGGTTGTTGTGGTACAACGCCAGATCATATAAAAGCAATAAGTGAAGCAATAAAGGATATACCACCAAGAAAGATACCTGATGTTGAGAAGGAAACAGTTTATTGCGGTTTAGAAGCTCTTAGAGCAAACAAGGAAAATAATTTTATAAATATTGGTGAAAGAACAAATGTTGCAGGATCGGCGAAATTTGCAAGATTAATAAGAGAGAAAAATTACGAGGAAGCTTTATCTATCGCAAAAGATCAGGTTCAAAATGGAGCTCAAGTAGTAGACATAAACTTTGATGATGCTCTTTTAGAGGCAAAAGAGGAGATGGATAATTTTCTTAAACTTTTAGCAGGTGAACCTGAAATTTCTAAAGTGCCAGTAATGATAGATTCCTCTAAGTTTGAGGTTCTTGTAACTGGACTTAAAGCACTTCAAGGAAAACCAATAGTAAATTCCATAAGTCTTAAAGTAGGAGAAGAGGAATTTAAAAGACAGGCTAAAGTTATAAAAGACTTTGGAGCAGCAGCTGTTGTCATGGCTTTTGATGAAAATGGGCAGGCAGATTCTTATGAGAAAAAGATAAGCATTTGTAAAAGAGCTTATGATATTTTAGTAAACGAAGTTAAATTTCCTCCAGAAAATATAGTTTTTGATCCTAATATTCTAACAATTGCAACAGGAATAGAAGAACATAATAATTATGCCGTGGACTTTATTAATGCAACTAAGTGGATAAAAGAAAATTTACCTTATGCAAAAGTAAGCGGTGGTGTAAGTAATCTTTCCTTTGCCTTTAGAGGTAACAATGTAATCAGGGAAGCTATGCATTCAGTGTTCTTATATCATGCAATTAAAGCTGGAATGGATATGGGCATCGTAAACCCTGGAATGATACAGATTTATGATGAAATTGATGAAGCGTTACTTGAAAAAGTAGAAGCAGTTATCTTTAATAAGAGTGAAAATGCAGCAGAGGAGCTTTTGGAATTTGCAGCAACCTACAACAAAGCTGAGAGCAAAGCAGAAGAGAGCAAAGAAGCTTGGAGAAACGAAAATGTTAAAGAGAGATTAAAAACTGCCTTAGTAAAAGGTATAGATAAATATATTAAAGAGGATGTTGAAGAAGTAAGAACAGAATATAGCAAATCTTTAGAGGTAATAGAAGGACCTCTTATGGATGGTATGAATGAAGTAGGCAAACTTTTTGGTGACGGAAAGATGTTTTTACCTCAGGTTGTAAAAAGTGCAAGAGTTATGAAGAAGGCTGTTGAAGTTTTAATGCCATATCTAGAAGAAGAAAAAAGCAGCAGTGGAAGTGTTAGTGCAGGAAAAATAGTTTTTGCAACTGTAAAAGGTGATGTTCATGATATAGGTAAAAATATTGTATCAGTGGTACTTTCTTGCAATAACTTTGAAGTCATCGACCTTGGAGTAATGGTACCTACAGAAGTTATTTTAGAAACAGCTAAAAATGAAAATGCAGATATTATAGCCTTAAGCGGCCTTATAACTCCTTCTCTAGAAGAAATGGCAACTGTCGCTGAAGAGATGGAAAAGCAGGGCTTTAAAATTCCACTAATGGTTGGTGGAGCAACAACCTCGAGAGCTCATACTGCAATTAAAATTGCACCAAAATACTCAGGTGGAGTAATTCATACAACCGATGCATCAAAAGCTGTTGAGGCCGCGAAATATCTTTTAAATAAAGATAAAAAAGCCGAATATCTTAAAGCTTTAGAAGCAGAATATGAAAAAATAAGAGAACTTTTCAACAAAGTGCCTAGAAAATTCATTCCATTAGATTATGCAAGAAAAAATAACTTAAAGATAGAGTGGGATAAGGAACAAATAGATAAACCTAAGATGCTAGGAATAAAGAAATTCATAGATTTTCCTATAGGAAAATTAAGAAAGTATATAGATTGGAGCTTTTTCTTCATAGGCTGGGATATGGGAATGCCATATCCACAAATACTTGAAGATCCCAAATACGGTGAAGAAGCTAAAAAATTATTAGCTGATGCTGAAAAGATGCTTGATAAAATAGAAAGTGAAAATATCCTAAAAGCAAATGCAGCTTTTGGTATTTTTGAAGCTAATTCTGTAGGTGATAATATTGAAGTTTATAATAACTCAGAGGTAACCACTTTTAATCTTCTTAGACAACAAGAGGAGAAAAAAGATAACACGTACCTTTGTTTATCAGATTATATAGCACCAAAGAATAGTGAAATAAAAGATTATATAGGTGCCTTCATTACTACAGGTGGAGTAGGAGCAAAGGAATACGCAGATAAACTTAAAGCTTCTGGTGATGATTACAGTGCAACAATGGTAATATTGCTTGCAGACAGACTTGCAGAAGCCCTTGCAGAATATATTCATGAAAAAGTAAGAAAAGAATTTTGGGCATATTCAAAAGAGGAAAACTTATTAATGGAAGATATCTTTAAAGGTAATTATAGAGGAATAAGACCAGCAATAGGTTATCCTTCCCTTAGAGATCATTCAGAGAAGGTAAAACTATTTAATCTTCTTGATAAAGAGGTAGAGTTAAAAGTAGAACTTACGGATAGTTATATGATGTCCCCAACAGCAAGCACCTGCGGCCTTTATTTTGGAAATAAGAATGCTAAGTATTTTGACATTAATAAAATTGATGAAGATCAGTTTGAAGATTATGTTAAGAGGAATGGCAGGGATAAGGGTGAACTTAGAAAGCTTATGTATACACTTATAGATTAA
- a CDS encoding sensor histidine kinase yields the protein MLIKKLNKKLSDGKIGLIIALFYFVLIVASTFVSSFFYEKIYLNITQKKVSEVSVQTLNSIQTNINLMINNADSLSKMVLSNSDLQKLLRQGGMYEDLNAQAKVSSYLYKFIQSVPYVSSVYILDNSSNVYSVGADVLPSLSAYKIINAEWYKRVMEKNGGFILELNGGGVTFENSQDNYVSLIRLVRDMDNVDKLGVLVINIPQKSFKQVFDNISSDVETNITVLDEKNQKITSLKSVNNKEGSVQGNINIDNEMIRAGDEFVGKDIGYKMKKIDKTEYLISYSSKNDYNWKFVSVIPFTKLYKENMTMIFIGFIVILFNGIILFVCSIGISRIFTMPIGYLLNSMKDIEKGVFNEVHIKAYGYELKKLCSGYNIMIAEIKKLIVHVIEEQKTIRKAELYTFQAQIKPHFLYNTLDSINSLALSGCNKEVSELVEALGNYYRTSVSKGKEIITIREEIEMVKNYLKIQKIRYPDLFKAEYLIEASCLDYKIPKLILQPLVENALYHGIRENGKNGTIKISVHRNNGIVIISVEDDGAGMSEKQIEDIISNNNKSIKESFGLRGTFERIRIFYGDDEACKIESKFGGGTKILLYINIEHKDY from the coding sequence ATGTTGATTAAAAAACTAAATAAAAAATTATCTGATGGTAAAATTGGACTGATAATAGCTTTGTTTTATTTTGTACTTATTGTGGCTTCGACTTTTGTAAGTAGTTTTTTTTATGAAAAAATATATTTAAATATTACACAGAAAAAAGTCAGTGAAGTGTCTGTTCAAACATTAAATTCTATACAGACAAATATTAATTTGATGATTAATAATGCAGACAGTCTGTCTAAAATGGTTTTATCCAATAGTGATTTGCAAAAGCTTTTAAGGCAAGGTGGTATGTATGAGGATTTAAATGCACAGGCTAAGGTAAGTTCATACTTGTATAAATTTATTCAGTCCGTGCCTTATGTAAGTTCAGTGTATATTTTAGATAATTCTAGCAATGTCTATTCGGTAGGAGCAGATGTATTACCAAGTCTTTCAGCTTATAAAATTATTAACGCAGAATGGTATAAACGTGTAATGGAAAAAAACGGGGGATTTATACTGGAATTAAATGGAGGAGGGGTAACCTTTGAAAATAGTCAAGATAACTATGTTTCTTTGATACGTCTAGTAAGAGATATGGATAATGTAGATAAGTTAGGCGTTTTAGTAATTAATATTCCACAAAAATCATTTAAACAGGTTTTTGATAATATCTCTAGTGATGTTGAAACTAATATAACCGTATTAGATGAAAAAAATCAGAAAATTACATCATTAAAAAGCGTAAATAATAAAGAGGGAAGTGTACAAGGGAATATAAATATAGATAATGAAATGATAAGAGCAGGTGATGAGTTTGTAGGTAAGGATATAGGGTATAAGATGAAAAAAATAGATAAAACAGAATATCTTATTAGTTACAGCTCTAAAAATGATTATAATTGGAAATTTGTAAGTGTTATTCCTTTTACTAAACTTTATAAAGAAAATATGACTATGATATTTATAGGTTTTATAGTTATATTGTTTAATGGAATTATCCTATTTGTTTGTTCTATTGGTATATCTAGAATTTTTACTATGCCTATTGGATATTTACTGAATTCTATGAAAGATATAGAAAAAGGCGTATTCAATGAGGTACATATTAAGGCTTATGGTTATGAACTGAAGAAACTTTGCAGCGGCTATAACATAATGATAGCAGAAATAAAAAAGCTTATTGTTCACGTTATAGAAGAACAAAAGACAATCAGAAAAGCAGAACTGTATACGTTTCAAGCTCAGATTAAACCTCATTTTTTATATAATACGTTAGATTCAATTAATTCACTGGCTCTTTCAGGCTGCAATAAAGAGGTAAGCGAATTAGTAGAAGCTTTAGGTAATTATTATAGGACAAGCGTTAGCAAAGGCAAGGAAATTATAACCATTAGAGAAGAAATAGAAATGGTTAAAAACTATCTCAAAATTCAAAAGATAAGATATCCAGATTTATTCAAAGCAGAATATTTAATTGAAGCAAGCTGCCTAGATTATAAGATTCCTAAGCTTATTTTGCAGCCACTTGTTGAAAATGCACTATATCATGGAATTAGAGAAAATGGGAAAAATGGAACTATCAAAATTAGTGTTCATAGGAACAATGGAATTGTTATTATATCAGTAGAAGATGATGGTGCTGGAATGAGTGAGAAGCAAATAGAAGATATTATAAGCAATAATAATAAAAGTATTAAGGAAAGCTTTGGACTTAGGGGAACTTTTGAAAGAATTAGAATTTTTTATGGGGATGATGAAGCGTGCAAAATTGAAAGCAAGTTCGGGGGAGGCACAAAAATTTTATTGTATATAAACATCGAGCACAAAGACTATTGA
- a CDS encoding extracellular solute-binding protein: MKKHVLKIITATLVSAMALSFTACSSSTSVDSSSGGNGTIKLSMWHQSVGDTDPTSKLLKEAVEEWNKEHPDIIVEQDGVTGEQYKTKIKTAIAANEGPDIEYMYGGSFVKPYIQSGNMLALDEYLTQDVKDKLVKGTIDGCVVDGKTYSLPMYSFIASLYCNKELFDKAGAKIPTTYDELLDAVKKLRAANITPIALGEKDRWPGMYWFDIFAMRQAGNDAAMAALKDPSKFNSPQFIEAAKKIQEMADAGAFNDNMFSMSYDEMLGAFTGGNSAMMFQANWVNSPIEDKSAASSGKVVAVPFPLFKDGAGKATEFYGGGVDGFYANANTKHPKEAAQFLIYLSEKIGKEGYLANAGLPCWDTKGLDTSTVSDLTKKSAELMATGTSFINWWDNILPADSSETHKNLIAELLGKKITPEEFCDKMSKVEGEK, translated from the coding sequence ATGAAAAAACATGTCTTAAAAATAATAACTGCTACACTTGTTAGTGCAATGGCGCTTTCCTTCACTGCATGTTCAAGTTCAACAAGTGTAGATAGTTCTAGCGGAGGAAATGGAACAATTAAATTGTCAATGTGGCATCAATCTGTTGGCGATACTGATCCAACTTCAAAATTACTAAAAGAAGCTGTTGAAGAGTGGAACAAAGAACATCCAGATATAATTGTAGAACAAGATGGAGTTACAGGGGAGCAATACAAAACAAAGATTAAAACAGCTATAGCAGCAAATGAGGGGCCTGATATAGAGTATATGTATGGAGGAAGTTTTGTTAAACCTTATATACAATCAGGAAATATGCTGGCTCTTGATGAATATCTTACTCAAGACGTTAAAGACAAGCTAGTTAAAGGTACTATAGATGGGTGCGTAGTTGATGGGAAGACTTATAGTTTGCCAATGTATTCATTTATAGCAAGCTTATATTGTAATAAAGAGTTATTTGATAAGGCTGGAGCAAAAATACCTACCACATATGATGAATTGCTTGATGCTGTAAAGAAGTTACGCGCAGCTAATATTACTCCGATAGCACTAGGAGAAAAGGATAGATGGCCTGGAATGTATTGGTTTGATATCTTTGCTATGCGTCAGGCAGGAAATGATGCAGCTATGGCAGCACTAAAAGATCCATCAAAATTTAATTCGCCTCAATTCATAGAAGCTGCAAAAAAGATTCAGGAAATGGCTGATGCTGGAGCCTTTAACGATAACATGTTTAGTATGAGTTACGATGAAATGTTAGGTGCTTTCACAGGAGGTAATTCTGCAATGATGTTTCAAGCGAATTGGGTAAACTCACCAATAGAAGATAAATCAGCAGCTAGTAGCGGAAAAGTTGTAGCAGTGCCATTTCCTTTATTTAAGGATGGTGCGGGTAAGGCAACAGAGTTTTATGGCGGTGGTGTAGACGGTTTCTATGCTAATGCAAATACAAAACATCCTAAGGAGGCTGCTCAATTCTTAATTTACTTAAGCGAAAAAATAGGTAAAGAAGGTTATTTAGCAAATGCAGGTCTACCATGCTGGGATACAAAAGGATTGGATACCTCTACAGTTTCTGATTTAACAAAGAAATCAGCAGAGCTAATGGCAACAGGTACATCATTTATTAACTGGTGGGATAATATACTCCCTGCAGATTCTTCAGAGACACATAAGAATCTCATTGCAGAACTTTTAGGGAAGAAGATTACTCCAGAAGAATTCTGCGATAAAATGTCCAAAGTAGAAGGAGAAAAGTAA